A region of the Leucobacter komagatae genome:
GGCCACTGCGGGTCGATGCCCTGCAGCGCCTCGATGACAATGCGCTGCACCGCAACACGCGCGTACCACTTCGAGTTCGCGGGGACGACGAACCACGGTGCGTCAGGGGTGTTCGTGCGCTCGATCGCGATCTGGAACGCGCTCATGTATGCGGGCCAAAGCTGGCGCTCGTCGACATCGCCGGGGTTGTACTTCCAGTGCTTCGCGGGGTCGGCGAGCCTGTCGCTCAGCCGCTCGGCCTGCTCCTCCGGCGAGACGTGCAACATGATCTTCACAACGCGCACCCCGTCGGCGACGAGCCCGCGCTCGAACTCGGTGATTGCGCCGTAGCGCCGCTCGATCTCGTCGGCGGTCGCGAACTCGCGGACCCGCTGGATGAGCACGTCCTCGTAGTGGGACCTGTCGAACAGACCGATGACACCCGGCCCCGGGACGCGGGGTGCGATGCGCCAGAGGAAGTCGTGCGACCGCTCCTCCTC
Encoded here:
- a CDS encoding PPK2 family polyphosphate kinase, which translates into the protein MTERFWNASVTDLLRVRDGFDLRAVDPSSTPGTTAGKKGGQAELAASAQELRELQERLFAQSRAGEPERVLVVLQAMDAAGKGGIVNHVFAQLEPHGLQLTAFKSPTEEERSHDFLWRIAPRVPGPGVIGLFDRSHYEDVLIQRVREFATADEIERRYGAITEFERGLVADGVRVVKIMLHVSPEEQAERLSDRLADPAKHWKYNPGDVDERQLWPAYMSAFQIAIERTNTPDAPWFVVPANSKWYARVAVQRIVIEALQGIDPQWPAADFDVAAEQSRLAATLELRWP